DNA sequence from the Methanolobus sp. ZRKC5 genome:
ATACATTTTTACCAATTACTTACTCTGTTTATTTTGGAAATAATACTTGTTTTGCATTCTGATAAAGCAGATTCAATATGGAATAGTATATGGTCAATACTCGAAGAAAATATTAATCACCAAAAAAATAAAAAAGATGCATTGAAAATCAATGCATCAAAAAAGAAACTTAGCTAGCAATCTCATTTTTCAGAGATTCAAGTATTGAAGGAAGCTTAACACTCAACACTTCCAGATCAGAACCAAAGAGAGTGAAGTTCTCCCATCTGTTTGATTTCTTGTTGAACTTGGAGAACTGGAGCCATTTCACGCTTGAACCATCATCCTTTTTCTTTTCAGAGATTGAGACTGACGTATTTGCTAGGTGGATTTTTTCGCCTATCTGTCTAATTCCAAATTCATTATATTCATTTGACATTTAAAATCCTCAATCAGAAATTAGAATATATGAATATATACATTTATAATTTCAATAAAAAGAGGGCACAAAAGTAATACAAAAACAATACTGTTTTTCACACTTGTCTACGATGAAGTAAATAATAGTCTGTTTTTTGGGTTTGGTTAGGATGTTCCTCACTTGCGCCCGCAGTGTTCGTCACATCATTTTTAGAGGGGAGTTTGGTATTTGACGGACAGAATTACTGCGCAACTCTGTCCTTTAAAGATGGTTGGTGCGTCAATGCGCCACTGTATTCATTGGCTTAAATCTACGATATTGAAATCCAAACGGATAGTAAATAACTATATATTCTATATAGCAGACAATAAAAATATTTAAAAAAATATATATAAGGACAGTTGTAATTCATATATACATATTGATAATGTAAGGAGAATAGAAAATTGGGTTTACATGTGATGAAGCAGGCCGATCAATCAAAATTGACCAATGGGGAAAAAAGGATTGCGAACAAAATAATTCAAATATACAAAGATGTTAGCTGGAACGCTTATCTTTATTATGAGCCTCGAATTAAACATCTAATTCCTGATTTTGTTCTTATTGATGAATGCAAAGGTGTTTCGATAATTGAAGTCAAAGATTGGAGATGGGAAGATCTCGATACGATAAATCAGAAGACTGCCATTATCAATGAAACTTCAAGAGAAAATCCAATCAATAGGACAAATGAATACTTCAATGCCGCAAAGAGCAAATTACAGAACCATGGGACATTAGTTAACGATAAGTACAAACTAAAATACGGCCTATATTCAAATTTGATCTTAACCAATCTTAAAGCAAATGAGCTTCAAGAGCTTGATAGTTGTTTTTATCAACCTCCATCAAAATGCATTACTTCTGAGAAAATAACTGACTTGACAGTTAACGATCTTTTTAGTGAGGAACTTCAACAGATCAATGAAAACGATCTATCGTTGATAAGGAGCATCTTTTTCCCTGAAATTAAAGTAAAGCTATTGCAAAAAGAGATTTGGGAATATAGCAAAAAGGAATCTGGGGAAAACAGCATAATTAAGACTCTTGATATAGAGCAGGAAAAATTTGCTAGAAGGGTTCCGTATGGGCATTACATGGTCTCAGGTATTCCTGGAAGTGGCAAAACAGTTATTCTTTTAGCTAGAGCAGTTTTCCTTGCTAGAGAACATCCAGATTGGAAAATTAAAATTCTGACCTACACAAATTCATTGAATTCAAAGTTATCAAGTAAAATAGAATCTCTTCATGATGATCTCGAAAGTATGGGTGTAAAATACCAGAATATAGAAGTTTCCACTTTCCATGGTTTAGCAAAATACGTTGCTGATATTGGCAATGTTCCCAATCCTGTACCTGAGAACTATTGGGATGAAATTGTCCCGTTCAAGGCTATTGAAAATGCAAAGCCTACCTATGATGCAATTCTAATCGACGAATATCAGGATTTTCGCGATAGTTGGATGAAGCTTTGTTTATTGTTATGTAATAAACATGAATATAATAATCAACTTAGCGAGAATATTTTTTTAGCAGGGGATAGACTTCAGAGCATCTACAATCCTTCAACGCATAATTGGAAAAGCCTGGGAATAAATATTGCAGGCCACTCAAAACTTCTGAAGAACTCCTATCGTTCAGGTAGCAGGCATGTAAATTTAGCTTTGGAGTATTTGGTAACAGACCCAGATAATAAAAGGGAAGTGGAAACTTTCTATGAAGGTAGAGATGGAATATGCTGCAATTTCAACACAGATGATAATGTCAAGTTTGTTACTGGAAGCTTTAAAGAGACAAATTCATTGTTAAATGGTCTGCTGGAAAAAGAAAATTACAATCCAGAAGATATTTTGGTTTTGTTTCCGAGTGTTTGGCTTCGGGACAAAACGTATGAGCATTTGACTGAAAAATTGAAGATGAATGCAATTGCTTCAAAAGACCTAGTAGAAGACAAGATCAATTTGGTGACATATCATTCTGCCAAGG
Encoded proteins:
- a CDS encoding UvrD-helicase domain-containing protein — protein: MKQADQSKLTNGEKRIANKIIQIYKDVSWNAYLYYEPRIKHLIPDFVLIDECKGVSIIEVKDWRWEDLDTINQKTAIINETSRENPINRTNEYFNAAKSKLQNHGTLVNDKYKLKYGLYSNLILTNLKANELQELDSCFYQPPSKCITSEKITDLTVNDLFSEELQQINENDLSLIRSIFFPEIKVKLLQKEIWEYSKKESGENSIIKTLDIEQEKFARRVPYGHYMVSGIPGSGKTVILLARAVFLAREHPDWKIKILTYTNSLNSKLSSKIESLHDDLESMGVKYQNIEVSTFHGLAKYVADIGNVPNPVPENYWDEIVPFKAIENAKPTYDAILIDEYQDFRDSWMKLCLLLCNKHEYNNQLSENIFLAGDRLQSIYNPSTHNWKSLGINIAGHSKLLKNSYRSGSRHVNLALEYLVTDPDNKREVETFYEGRDGICCNFNTDDNVKFVTGSFKETNSLLNGLLEKENYNPEDILVLFPSVWLRDKTYEHLTEKLKMNAIASKDLVEDKINLVTYHSAKGIETKVCILMDVDKVKDKKLLYVGMTRASEKLIIHSHDKNGGPIFKELKSCYNSISENPVEEELKPESEPSDKKSSLIEKAQEKNLKAYEPWNRTDELRLINDYSSGKKVSELAKKYGRSPGAIKKRLEKLGLDK